Below is a window of Andrena cerasifolii isolate SP2316 chromosome 5, iyAndCera1_principal, whole genome shotgun sequence DNA.
GAGTCGCCAACTGTGTAGAAAATCCACCGTCTAATACTTTTACTTCCTGCATGATTGCCTCTTAAGATTATTGTACTTCGCCGATAGAAATTATGTTTAGTAACAACAGATatgaaaataatacaattatgtTGAAGTTcggacaatttttaattatataattctCCTTATTGCCGGCACGTATCTCTTGGTGTGAATTACACTACAAGAGAGCAGCTCTTATAATTTCATAAGCGACTTAATTGTTTAAATGTTTCACAAAGTCTGAGGCAGTCCTCTCTACAACTGAAGTGACTTCACAAAGTACACTTATTCCAAAGTCCGTAAAGAAATATTAaggttttttttcaagattactCAATGAAAGATTATTCTCTTTTAATGCCTACGCCGAGAAGACGGACACTACGTCAACAAGATCAGATTGTGTCACGTGTTTACACGTGCTATGataaattacatgtttgtaATCTAAATGTCTGCGTGTGCATTTTCACGTATCTCCATCTGTAGTTGAGATGCGTTTGTTAATATTAGTCAATGTTTACTAACGCTTTTCATTATATAACTTTCGAATTGTTGTACAGACACTTTTAACTTTAATAATAAGTATAAATTTACTTTCTCATAGTcttttgtaaacatttttttttcttaatcatTAATATCAATTAGAGGATCATGGTATAAAATATTGATTGTTATAAATGCTGGATGTTATAGATGatcctttatttaaagtaaaaaatataatattgaccAGATTTTAGTAAATCgacatttttaattttggtaattatttagaagtttaccatcctcaccgatttcaatgatttttggatatgttgtcggggacacgattctgaacaactttttcctatacatgttaccgccgctcgaccttcgtttccgaggtaTTCACGAAAAACTGttgctactacacaatgtattctgccgtatacctacctacagtaaggtgaatgtcccaatttctgctcatttaaaaaataactcgtcataaagaaggtgtaaaaaatttgtttgtgatcaaaatttgcagattaattgattaattctttaataataaatcaaccaagtcaaaaactattgaagaaagatatttcaagattgttaactattagtaatttctaattgaatacataatgctctaaatgtccgtatttctgatcatgaaaaatagcgatgtatgtattgccccaagctcgtgcaatactcgcgaaaatgtttaaatagtttagaattattttgttgcgactatagtacaaacgtaacgcatataataataagaaaaatacgaaatgatcagaaatggggacatgagcagaaattgggacattcaccttacgcgcccgtggcagcgtatgcgccagcatgggacaaaacaaatgacgaatctgaccttcgtttccgagatatttacgaaaaacttcttttgacttattccgacgcaacgcattccactttccaacttgtcccgggtattagtattggttggggctagatcagcgcggggggcttgtgcccgctcgcgggcgcgtaaagcatgatagcgaaccgatatgaaacCGAGTATTGACGGACacccgcaagtttctggttcaaatctctaaactcacatcagttcgctatcatgctttacgcccccccccccctcgcactaatctagccccaaccaacactaatacccggaacaagtcgGAAAGTGTAATGCGTTgcatcggaataagtcaacagaagtttttcgcaaatatctcgaaaacgaaggtcgtgcggcggtaacatgtataggacaaagttgttcagaatcttgatcttgataacatatccaaaaatcattgaaatcggtcaggatggaaaacttctaaataattaccataattttttactttgcagtCATTTCATTGCTGatgttttttcttaaaattcttaactTCCTTTCTGATTGATTTTATGTTTTCTGCATACATTCTGCAACAACCTCCGATATATTGTACTCCAAGTTCCAACCATTCAGGGATAaagctttcgaataaaagacaACTTTCGGCCTTTATCCATCCTTCGGTTGGGGAATATGTTTCTCCACTGTTAGGGTATACTATTAGCGGTATCGGTTCATTTACGCTTCCTTTGTTAATGCTTCTCAATAGAGAAGACACATCTTTCGGAGCAATGCAATTGACGCCGATGGCAATTATTTGCCCTGGTAAAGCCATTTTATAACAGCGTGTAGCTACTTCTTGGAAATTACTCCCATCTACTATGTTTTGACTGTTTCTTGCGCAAGAAAATGAAAGCCAAGCTTTAACATTTGGATACTGCCTTAAGAGTTCGACCAACACCTCTGCCTCCTGATAGCAAGGTATAGTTTCCAATGCTAACATGTCTACACCAGCATCTACCAGTGCATTAATACGTGACTTATGCCATTGCATCATAATCTCACGTGATGTGGTTTTACCGTAAGCTCCGTTATATTCGGAGCCATCGTGTAAACCAGCTCCATATGGTCCACAAGAACCAGCAATCAAGGGATTCTTATTTTCAATGTCATTCTTCTCTGTAACTTCTTTTGCGTAATCATTAACAGCTTTCTTGGCAAGATTAACTGCCTTGTGTAACAACCTAATGCTATCCTTTTCAGCTATGGACAAATGTTCCATTAAACCAGAAACAGAGGCTTGATACGTATTCGTTTCTATGATATCTGCACCCGCTCGTAAGAAATCTAAATGCGTCGCGTAGACAGCATCTGGGTTTGTTGCGAGAAATCGTGCTGTCCACAAAGGATCGCCGTCAATTTTTGCGCCAACGTGAGTGGATAATTGCGCCGAAAATCCACCATCCAGAATCTTGATATTTGACATCTTCTCGAATACGAGAATTTATCGTGATATAAAGATTACTTAAGTAGTTTGTTTATCGGAATCTGGCGATCGAAATCAATATTTAAATACTGATACGGTAGGTATATTCAAATGATTTCGCACTTACAATGTAAAAGATTGCAGCTTCTCGCAACTGAAGATATAGTCATACAGTCCGGTACAGTCAAAGCCGGCAACTCAATTTCGTGTCTCTTATCGTTGACTTATAAATTAATTGCGATAACCTTTTAATATCTTTCCTATAGAGATTTAAATGTTCAGCGTTCTCTTAAGAGAGTATCGCCCTCTATTACTTTAGTTAAA
It encodes the following:
- the LOC143369122 gene encoding betaine-homocysteine S-methyltransferase produces the protein MSNIKILDGGFSAQLSTHVGAKIDGDPLWTARFLATNPDAVYATHLDFLRAGADIIETNTYQASVSGLMEHLSIAEKDSIRLLHKAVNLAKKAVNDYAKEVTEKNDIENKNPLIAGSCGPYGAGLHDGSEYNGAYGKTTSREIMMQWHKSRINALVDAGVDMLALETIPCYQEAEVLVELLRQYPNVKAWLSFSCARNSQNIVDGSNFQEVATRCYKMALPGQIIAIGVNCIAPKDVSSLLRSINKGSVNEPIPLIVYPNSGETYSPTEGWIKAESCLLFESFIPEWLELGVQYIGGCCRMYAENIKSIRKEVKNFKKKHQQ